GTGATAAATTTAAAGAGAGTGTCTTGTTTAGAATGAGAGCTGAAAGGATCTAGAGCGTAGACAGGGTTTTGTTTACAGGCTACTTGTAGGTAGCCCATAAAAGGGCAGAGTATTCTTCATGCTGACTTTGACTTCTTCCAGCTGGGATTTACTTAATTTATGAGAGCAGAGCACTGAGCCGCTCTCATTTTCACCATGTATAGTGTCATTTTTTTGGTTTGgctttaactttagttttgcttTGATCAACAGGGACCCAGCCCAGCTCCAGCTTCTGCACAACCAGGTCCTcatggagcagcagcaggaccCTGAGCCTCAGACTCaaacccacacccacacccagccccagccccagccccagccccagccccaTCCCCAGTTCCAGTCCCAGTCCCAGCCACAGCCACAGCCCCAATTCCAGCCACAGCCCCAATTCCAGGCCCAGATCAGGCCTGAGGTCCAAAGTACCAATGAAGCGCCGCTGTGGTCACCCAGAATACAACGTGAACCCCTCCCCCCACCGTTCCAGCCCTACCTGAACACCACGGCGCCCCTGCGGCAAACGGCCCCCTCTGCACCCCCAATGACCAACGCTCCCCTTGCTCCCTCTCTGAGTTCAGCTCCAGCTCTCAACGCCGTCTTTTCACCTCGTCTTAACACTTCTCCTTTGAGCTTGTCTTCTTCGATTCCTCAGCTAAAGACTTCCTCCCTGGTGACCTCCCCTCCACCTGACCCACAGCTGAAAACAGCTCCTCCTCTTAGTATAGCTCCTGTAACCCAGATGAACACCATCCATGCCTCCCATCTCAACCTGTCCCCTGCAGCTCTGGCCAGGACTGCACCTACACCCCAATTTTACTCTCCACCCGCACCAAAACTTAGCACAGCCCTTGCAGATCCAACCTCAGCCTCACAGCAGATCACAtctcctgctcctctgctgAGAAGCACCCACGCCTCCCTCATGAACCTTACCGCCACCTCCCACACCTTCAACTACACCCGGCCTAAAGAGTTCATAGCTGCGCAGGCCTTCTCGCCAGTCAGGAGTCTTTCCCCAACCGAATCCCCAGTCCCTCTGCTCCAAGAGTTGGCCGCTGAGCTCCACTCCTCTGCAGCCAGCTCTCCTACTCTCCCACCATTCTCCCCGCCACCCAGGACCTTCCCAACCAGGGTGCTTAAGTCTCCCACCAGCCCTCCTTCCCTCGTGTCCTCTCCCACACTGGTGTCCGCGCCATTCCTGAACAGCATGTGCGCCATTCGAGCCCAGTCGCCTCCCCAGGCCTCCTCTCCCACCTCCAGCAGCTCCACGCCCAGCCCCATTCAAAACCCGGTGGCGTTCCTAAGCTCTGTCCTGCCGTCCCTGACCCCGAGTCAGCCCACCAACTCAATGGGCCTGCCCAAGGGAGCTCCTTTAAGGTACGCCCACTCCGACGGACTACAAGGCTCATGAGATTACTGAACTGTCACATActctaatacattttttcccttCTGTATGTTCAGGCTAAAAAAGAACGTACCAAAGGCGCGCCTCCCGTCAACTGAAGACGTTCGAGGAAGCAGAGAAATTCTCCTccaagacattgaaaaaaagcttcGCTGGAAAGATGATACTGCACAGTTTGCACATCAGCAGGTACTAAGTAGTCTCCAGCTGTGCAGCGCTccttgttttctcctttttgtgaCTGCTTTCATCGCAGTGATGTAGTGGTGAATAGATATAATGATGCAAACTACTACTtgcataaacaaaaaacatgttcacaaaATAAAGCTCAGCCCAAAGGTGGGTCTGCTGGATTCTTTAAATATGAAGTGGATTTGAGCCTCCATTGAATCCCTGCTCAGTTAGATATTAGACCAGTGTGTGaatacaaatgtcaataaatgaTGCGTTTGTTGACATGTAGGTATGTGATCACAAATCTTGAACTAACCAAGTTTACTGTATGTTAACCAATGATGATGTTCTCACTTGTCTCCAGGTTTTTATAATGTACTCCTTTTGAGATGAATACATAattagatattttaaaaaatatttcaaaatgtaaaatgataaaGGGACACAAAGCCAGTTCCGATTGACTCTGAGGCAATGAGGAACTCGCTTTGAATGAGCCGAGCATCAGCCAACCTTCCACCCCCAGTCGTTCCTTGCTTTTTGTTCATGTAGCTTAACAACATACACATGCCATTAACAATTAGCTTGTGCATTATTCCATgagtatatgtttgtgtgtacagtatgtgtgtgtcttcgtTGGTGTTCATCATCCATCCCTATCCTCTCATAGAAGCTGAGTAATGAGGGGGAAACAGTGAGCAGACCCCCTGGACCAAACATTCCTGCTACTGTCATTAACTATGATGAGGTACAAGGATCTTCCGTCCCAAGCACTGCTTTGCTCGTATCTGTATAGgtcattaaaatgtttcagaCCGAGATTACGAAACGTTAGTGTCTAAATACCATGGTTAATTAATTTCTCTAATAAAGCAATTAACGCTTGAGTACTAATATGTAGCTTGCATTCAATAAGCTAATGCAATGTAACAACTGTACTGTATTCTCCAGTTTTTGGTTAACTTATTTGACATGATCCCCACTGAAGCTTGCAGCCCCTTTCTTCTGTTTGCATTTCAGATTTTCCCAAAAGACCAACATGACATAGACTTATTTTTCGCTACACTTctggaaaacaaaaatttaaaaaaatgcatattgtccttgcatttcacatgtgttaaGATTCTCCAGCTAGTTTTGTCTTTCAACTCGGCAGTTCATCTTCCTCTGTTCTCTGTTTTACCTTCAGCCCTATTTTGTTTGGTTGTCTGAGCACAATGCTTTACCAACCGGGAATAATACTGTCGGACAGATGCCACTGCATGGTCCTCAACACCGAATGGTTTAAAGTCACAATCTGTACCTCTTTCTTTAGACACTTGAGTTATAGTTTGTTACTTTAATACCACGGTACATGATAAATAGATGCACGTTGTCTTATGTTTCTGAGTATTGCATACCTCTCCAACAGCATTTGTTGCATATCTCAGTGTGttaaagatcccatgacatggtgctctttggatggttttaaatagaccttattggtcccctaataccatatctgaagtctctttcccaaaattcagccttgatgcagaattacagccactagagccagtcccataaTGAGATTTCCTTagaatgtgccatttctgagcctggtgcttttgaggaggaaagagggggggcaaggtggaggccaAGGGTGTGGCCTTAACCAACTGCccctttgctcgtttgaaagccatgatgtctctctctcatgggtgggccaaattctctggatgGGCCAAGCAGAGataggggaggtaaccttgccccttatgacctcataaggagcaagagtCCGGAacgacccatctgagctttcattttctcaaaggcagagcaggatacacagggcttggtttacaacTATCGCCATTTCCAGCCACCaagggaccataggcaggctgggggaacacatattaatggtaaaaaaatctcacaaagtgaaattttcatgccatgggaccttaagtGTCGGTACAAGACAGATGTTATGAGATGTTGACTGTGGAGATTTATTTTATGTGGTGGTTGGTTATCCTATTTTTCTAGGAGTACAAGGTGTCCAATTTTGAGCAGAGATTAATGAGTGAGATCGAATTCCGTTTGGAGCGTACGCCGGTGGAGGAGTCGGACGATGAGGTGCAGCACGATGACGTCCCTACAGGAAGATGTATCGCACCCATATTTGACAAGAAGCTGAAGAACTTCAGAGCCATGGAAGGCGTGCCCGTCACTTTCTCATGTAAAGTAGTGGGAATCCCTTTTCCAAAGGTGAGAGGTCAACAACTCTGCTGCATAAATGAGAGCGTGATCTGTCACATTTATCCTCTACATCGGTGTCTCTCATCAGGTTTACTGGTTCAAGGATGGCAAGCAGGTCCTGAGGAAGAACATCCATTACAGGAAGATAAGAGAGGGGGATGGGACCTGTGCTCTACATATAGAGTCCACGACCAATGACGACGATGGCAACTACACCGTCATGGCAGCTAATCCACAGGTGATACTTCACACTTCCAGTTCTTGCTGTCAACGCCTTTTCTCCAGCTGCAAAATCTAATATTTGATGTTTAATGACCATCAGGGACGTATCAGCTGCTCGGGTCATTTGATAGTCCAAACGGGACCTCCCCGAAAGACACCCATTCACTCTCAGAGGTGAGCAGGACTGAGTGTGCAGTGTGATCTGCAGAGGTAAAAAGAATCCCTCTGCAGCATGAGGGACCAGCTAATTCTTGATTTTCCTCCCTGACAATAATGCTGTTTTGTGATCATGTGTACAGTGTCTAACTAAAATAGAAGGCGTCTTCGACAGTAATGATGCTAATAAATATCTAATGTGTACATCTCAAGAGCTAGTACTCAATGCTGAACTTCACTGGGTCCTCAGCAATACACCCGCCAAGTGTGAAGTTTATCAGATGAACGGTTATCAAGAAAATTGAGCGACCGAAAGACAGACGGACCCACTTTGTACACATAGATTATTATTGCGAGGCCACCACTAATAACTGTTACATCGCCAAACAGCATGCTTGGTACAGCTCGCTCTCCGTCGCTGGCTACAGTACTTAaaagaacagatgaagaaagagagattgGTGATGTGACATTGTAGCCAACTCAAACATTCCGAGCATCAGAATGAACGCTAGCCAAAAATAGCCTGGTCCCAAATAGCTAGCTGTTAGGACATGATGCGTATACCCTAACATTGTTAGGAGACACAACTGTGTCATGGCAGGTGTATTGCGCAGGACTCAAAGAAGGTGTCAGGTGGATGTGCGGTTCTTAAGAAAGTTGCAAGCAGCAGTAATACCAAGGACCAAGGAATCATTCTAAACAGGCTCTGCACTAGACTGTAACAAAAGGCTAACATACACTATGAGAAAGATGTCATTGATTAATGCCAAAATGTGCGTTTGTGCCCCATAATGTGCTCTGCTCATGTTTTACAGGGTGCGAGCCCGCATACAGGAAGTTGAAAGTGAACAAACGGAAGAGCGTTTTTTTCGGCCTCACTTCCTCCAGGCTCCGGGGGACATGATGGGTCATGAGGGAAAACTGTGTAGACTAGACTGTAAGGTAGGCAGCTGGTCCTGGCATTTGATACGGACATATTGCAGTTTTACCCTTACCTTACTTTCAACGTTTGTTGTCTACCAGGTGAGCGGCCTCCCCAACCCAGAGCTGATGTGGTTGGTCAGCGGAAGGCCAATCTATCCAGACCTTTACCACAAGATGTTGGTGCGGGAGAATGGCATCCATTCTCTGGTCATTGATCCTCTGACCCAGAATGACGCCGGCACATACACGTGCATTGCAAGCAACAAAGCAGGGCAGAGCTCCTTTAGTCTAGAGCTGAATGTTGTGGGTAAGGACTGGATACAATTAATGGAAAGGAATGAATTAATAATatgcaaaacaattaaatactTTAGTGTGATGCCCCATGGCCTGTTTCAAAGTGCCAGTAATCCAAATTGTGTCCACTTTagagaaagagatgaagcaTCCTCCCCAGTTTCTGGAGAAGCTGCAGAACATGGGTATTCCTGAGGGGTCTCCAGTCAGGCTGGAGTGTCGGGTGGTGGGTATGCCCCCTCCAGTCATCTTCTGGAAGAAAGACAATGACACCATTCCTAAAACGAAGGACAGAATCAGGTCGGTAGGAGTTCTCAGCCTCTCTGTATAGCTGTTTCACTCCCAAGTATTGCAACTTAAAAGTTTCAAATGAATGAATTCTCCATGATCTGTTCATTTCAGCATGACCCATGATGCAACAGGATATGTGTGTCTCCTTATCCATCCAACAACAAAGGACGATGCTGGCTGGTACACAGTTTCAGCTAAAAACGAAGCTGGAATTGTATCCTGCACCTGCAGGCTTGATATCTATGGTGAATATTCTGTACATCTATGTAACTATTAGCTTTGTTAAGACATGTGGCACCTTTGTTTTAGCTTGTCACTCTAAGTAGTAATACTAGCTATCTGCTGCGCCTTCAGCACAGTGGCATCAGAGCATCCCTGCACCCATGAAAAAGGCTGCACGCACAGGCAGCCGCTATGCAGCTCTGACGGGCCAGGGCCTCGACATCAAGTCAGCTTTCCCCACGTCGGAGACCAACCCCATCCTGTTCTCCAGCTCCCCTCCTGAGGTCATGCTGGAGAGTGAGGAGCTGTGAAACGGCAGCAGGGGGACAGTCCGAGTTCCCCGGCACACACTAAGGCTTCCCTGAGGTCCAAACAGTAAAGGGATAAAAGGGGAAAAACGATCTGAGCCGATTGCCATGTGAATTGTGTGATGCTATTGAAGTGATACACTCAGAGTAGAATGGCAAAGAGTTAttgtgtttaaaggtcccatggcataaacatttcactttatgaggttttttaacattaaaatgtgttcccccagcctaccTATGAGGTcttttatgaggtcataaggggcaaggttacctcccctttctctgctttgcccatccagagaatttggcccatggctttcaaacaagcaaagtggctgcagatcaaggccacacccccagcctcNNNNNNNNNNNNNNNNNNNNNNNNNNNNNNNNNNNNNNNNNNNNNNNNNNNNNNNNNNNNNNNNNNNNNNNNNNNNNNNNNNNNNNNNNNNNNNNNNNNNNNcagactcagaaatggcacatactaaggaaagctcattgtaggactggctctagtggctgtaattctgcaccaaggctggattTCGGGAaggagactccagatacagtattaggggaccactaaggtctgtataaaagcatccaaagagcaccatgtcgtgggacctttaaagctatCAGCACTGATAGTAGGTTTGTCACCATTCCTATTTACTCAAGTcatatgacagaaaaaaacagatttgcaAAGTCTTAGCTCACGAGCCATCATTGGAGTTGAATAGTGTCCTCTGACAGGTTTGAATGACTCACTTTTTCAAATGTGGTTACAGTAGTGAGGGTGTTGCTAAATGTTGGTGAAAACATCTGTTCTCAATTGTTAGTCCTATTCTCAAAGTGGTACAAGTACTGCTTATTCTTATTGCAaatcctatatatatatagatatacctGTATCAGTAGTAATAGATTCTTttaaagtttatataaaaagcAGTTTTAAGTTATTGTTTATTAATAACCAGAGCTAGTTTAGAGTATATTAAAGGAGATTTGAATGTGCCATTAAGAGCAGTTAAATGGCCCCAGGCACGTGGGATTCTTTCTACATTTATCTACATTATTTCTTGACATTCATCACTGGTTCATATTCTATTGCACCATGTTTTttcatgtgcatgcatgccAACCAGATGCAATCTTGTACAACttaacaaacacactgtgtCTGAACAGtcataatacatacatacataataatacataataatgttAGGGGTCTCTCATTCATGGTTAATAGTTGCTTTCAAGTGATTAAATTCATCTTTTATTGACAAAGATGTATCCGGATTGTATCTGCATTTCGTGATGTTTTACGTGAAGAATGTTTTGACCCTCGGCTTTGCTTTACCACCAACAAGTCAATGTACCCTACAGAGGTTAATAGGGAACTTGGATTAAGATACATTTGAGTTGGTTTGAAAACATATTGAAGAACAGCACATATTCAACTGAAGTTGCACATTGTAAAATAGTTTTCTTCTCAGAATAAAGTTATATTTATTCAAATGAGTGATGGGTTTACTTTACTGGAACAGGTGGCTATAAAGCTGCATGCTGCTTAGACAACACCTGAAATCGTTCTGCTGTGTTTTCAGTGCTCCTTCGCAATACAGAACACAGTTCAGAGTGTCttatttctttcctctttttcagaATTTTATGCAGAATGTATTAACATACAGTAGGTTAACGGGTAGTTTGCTTTCACAGTAATGTGCGTTAAAATCTAAAAGTCTGCTGTTATAACTGAGAGCTTGTTTTGACTATATGCTGCAATCCAAGCCATATTAGTTTAAACTGATGACTATTTCAAAACTACAAGGAAAGCTCAGAAGCCAATTAAGCATTGCTAATCAGTCCAATTAGAAGGAGAGTTCAAATAGGCATAAAATTACATTCACCTTACGTGACCTAATTATACTCCGAGCCTCATCTGACCAGCTGCCAGGCCTACTTGTTAACTGGGTGCTGTAGTGTTCCTAAGTAGTTTATGTCTTTGGGCTCATAAAATCCACTTTCgtatttttacatgtatgtttttgcattttgtatttctttttagtaaTTTAATGCTCATAGGTCACTTTTCCTGAAAATTGCCGAGGTGTTTCAAATGCAGTTTTCTAAGTGTAATGGACTGCATTTGTACTTAACTTGATTACTGCAGTATGAACACAATCATAACAGTTATGTTTATAACGAAGCCAGCAATCAAATTCAACACATTGAAAACCAAAAGTAGTGGCACACTTGTGATATGTTTCTCTAAGCTCATTAAGAATGATCTTATTCCCACTGCTCCTTTAAATTTAATCCTGTAATGATAATGAGATACATGCAGAGGGAATCCTTTCTTACACTTTCTCCTGTACTGAAACATACGCTTTGTGTCCTAATCTCCATTTCTCCATAAGGCGTGCTGGATTTATGAGGGTACATGTTTCTGTCAGAGCAGGCGGGTCACCCCTCAGTCGTGACATATGGCTTTTGACAGAGAGCATGGCTCAGCCATCGGTGCCCAGACAAGCCAATCGTGAGGggttgtgaaaagaaaaaaaaaaaaaaacaagggtgGAAGACACGGAAAGGCCGGGCCACGTCTGAGACAAGGCCCTCAGACAAGACAAGCAGCAGCTGGCAAACTACATCAATCTGTAATCAATGAACCAACTGGTAGATGGGATTATATGCCTAATTGCACAGCTAACCAGTCCATCCCAAAATGACCAGACAGCATCAGCTTGTGTCCATGACCCAATACCAGAGACGGGCATTATTCTAGGCCTCTGACAGTGATTAATCATTCATAACCTGCCTCTACACCCCAGCTTTGAGTTTCAGTGCACAGTGACAGGAGCTGACAAAGGATGACACCAAAAAATCAAACCgcattcagatcctttacttaagtagaagtatcAATACCACTCTGTAAAAATACTACATTATAAGTCCTGCATTCACATTTCACTTAAATTACATGTACTGAAGTAACGTTATTACTCAAAATACATgcaagtattaaaagtactgtACTCTATATGCAGCATGACTCCTTTTTACAATGCAAAATGTTCacattattagtagtatttttGCGTTGTGTAAACAGTATCCCCAT
This portion of the Etheostoma cragini isolate CJK2018 chromosome 17, CSU_Ecrag_1.0, whole genome shotgun sequence genome encodes:
- the mypn gene encoding myopalladin isoform X3 translates to MWTFRLSKTKDGIFYLDPAQLQLLHNQVLMEQQQDPEPQTQTHTHTQPQPQPQPQPHPQFQSQSQPQPQPQFQPQPQFQAQIRPEVQSTNEAPLWSPRIQREPLPPPFQPYLNTTAPLRQTAPSAPPMTNAPLAPSLSSAPALNAVFSPRLNTSPLSLSSSIPQLKTSSLVTSPPPDPQLKTAPPLSIAPVTQMNTIHASHLNLSPAALARTAPTPQFYSPPAPKLSTALADPTSASQQITSPAPLLRSTHASLMNLTATSHTFNYTRPKEFIAAQAFSPVRSLSPTESPVPLLQELAAELHSSAASSPTLPPFSPPPRTFPTRVLKSPTSPPSLVSSPTLVSAPFLNSMCAIRAQSPPQASSPTSSSSTPSPIQNPVAFLSSVLPSLTPSQPTNSMGLPKGAPLRLKKNVPKARLPSTEDVRGSREILLQDIEKKLRWKDDTAQFAHQQKLSNEGETVSRPPGPNIPATVINYDEEYKVSNFEQRLMSEIEFRLERTPVEESDDEVQHDDVPTGRCIAPIFDKKLKNFRAMEGVPVTFSCKVVGIPFPKVYWFKDGKQVLRKNIHYRKIREGDGTCALHIESTTNDDDGNYTVMAANPQGRISCSGHLIVQTGPPRKTPIHSQRVRARIQEVESEQTEERFFRPHFLQAPGDMMGHEGKLCRLDCKVSGLPNPELMWLVSGRPIYPDLYHKMLVRENGIHSLVIDPLTQNDAGTYTCIASNKAGQSSFSLELNVVEKEMKHPPQFLEKLQNMGIPEGSPVRLECRVVGMPPPVIFWKKDNDTIPKTKDRISMTHDATGYVCLLIHPTTKDDAGWYTVSAKNEAGIVSCTCRLDIYAQWHQSIPAPMKKAARTGSRYAALTGQGLDIKSAFPTSETNPILFSSSPPEVMLESEEL